In Rhodopirellula sp. P2, the DNA window GGACGCAGTTTGCTGCTCGCAAAACCGACCGGTGCATTGCCGCACAAAGGCGGTCTGCGTTTGGACACGGAATCGCGAGACTACGAGATTCTGGCTCAGTGGATCGCCAACGGGGCCGCGGCTCCGGCGGACGAAGATGCGTTGATCGAGAGGATCACGGTGACACCGGGAAATGCCAAGCTGGGGCTGGGCGATCGCTCGCAGGTCCTGGTGACCGCGCATTACAACGACGGCAGTTCACGGGACGTGACGCACTGGGCACAGTTCACCGCCACCGACGAAGCCGTTGCTGGAGTCGACGAAAACGGTCGCGTTCAAATCAACGGCAGTGGGGAAGCCGCGGTGTTGGTTTGGTACGCGAGTCAAGTTGCTCTCGCTCGAATGACGGTCCCGTATCCGAATCAAGTTGAAGCGGGTGTGTACACGTCTGCACCGCGTCGTAATTTCATCGACGATCTGAATCTGCAGCAACTTCAAACCTTGCAATTGCCGCCTTCGGATCGGTGTGACGACGCAACCTTTCTGCGGCGTGCAACACTGGACACGATTGGACGCTTGCCCACTCAGTCCGAACGCACTCACTACTTCTCTTTGCCGGAGCACCAGCGTCGTGACGCATTGATCGATCAGCTTTTGGCCGCGGATTCGTTCACCGACTATTGGTCCTACAAGTGGTCCGATGTGTTGGTCATCAGCGGCAACAAACTGCGCCCGGTTGCGGTCAAGTCTTACTACGATTGGCTGCACGACAGCGTCCGCACCAACAAGCCCTGGGACGTGCTGGTGCGAGAGATTTTGACCTCCACCGGCAGCAGTGCCACCAACGGGGCCACCAACTTCTTTGCGGTCAACCAAACGCCCGAGGAGATGACCGAAAGTGCGTGTCAGTCGTTCCTGGGACTTTCCATTGGATGTGCCAAGTGTCACAACCATCCGCTCGAGAAATGGACCAACGACCAATACTACGCAATGGCCAACCTGTTCTCGCGAGTGCGTGCAAAGGGCTGGGGCGGCGATTCCCGAAATGGAGACGGTCGACGGCAATTGTATGTGTCGAATTCAGGCGAATTGGTTCAACCGAAACTCGGCAAGGCTCAACCGCCAGCACCGCTTGATTCGGAACCGATGGCATTTGATGACCCACGCGACCGAAGGGAAGTTTTGGCGGAGTGGCTGACTGACCCTTCCAATCCTTACTTCGCCCGTTCGATCGCCAATCGCATCTGGGCCAACTACTTTGGACGGGGGTTGGTCGAACAAGTCGACGATCTCAGGCTCAGCAATCCAGCTAGCAATGAAGCACTGCTGGACGCCGCGTCGCAGCATTTGATCGACGCCCGGTTTGATCTCAAGACATTGATGCGGACGATTCTGCAGAGTGAAACCTACCAACGCAGCAGTGTGAGCGTTGCGGAAAACCGTGACGATCCAATGTATCTCAGTCACTACGCACCGCGACGTTTGATGGCGGAAGTCTTGCTGGATTCGATGGACCAAGTCCTGGGCACGTCGACCTCGTTCACTGAGATCGCTTTCGCGGGTGCTGACAAGCAGAAGACGGATTTTTACAACGCGGGAACTCGAGCGATTGAGCTCTATGATTCAGCTGTGGACTCGTATTTTCTGAAGACGTTCGGCCGCAACCCTCGCGAAATTGTTTGCGAGTGCGAGCGGGATGCGGAGCCGTCGATGGTTCAGGTCTTGCATCTCTCCAATGGCGAAACCCTGAATCCAAAGCTGAATGATCCGGCGAGTCTGCCTAGTCTGGCGGCGTCTGAAGAATGGGACCGTGACGAATACCTCGACACGCTTTTTCGACGGGCTTTGTCACGAGTCCCAACCGTGGCGGAACGTCGATCGTTGGTGGCCGTCATGGATGAATACGGCGACGACCAAACCACCGCGATGCGAGACGTCGCATGGAGCGTGTTGACCAGCGTCGAGTTCACTTACAACCACTGAGGCGATTGCTTGATGAAAATTTTCTGCCTCCCGTTGGTGTTGGCCGTTTGCTGGTGCCCAGAAAGATCCTGGGCCGTCGATTTCGCCCAAGACGTGGCCCCGATCTTGCAAACGTATTGCGTCGGCTGTCATGCCGAGGACGATGCGCAAGGCGGATTGGCAATGGACACGCATGCCGCGTTGATGAACGGCGGCGAATCAGGGCTGGCACTCACCCCAGGGGTGGCTTCGAGCAGCCGGATGTTTCTGATGGCATCGGGCAAACTCGATCCCGTCATGCCGCCCGATGACATGGAAGGGCCGAGTGAAGAGGAACTGGAGATTCTTGCCGAGTGGATTGAAAACGGTGCTCCGGGACCTGACGGTGACATGCCAATTCGGCGTGATTTGAAGACACCGAAGATTGCAACTGCCAGTCATGTTGCCCTGCCCGTGACAGCGATCGCACTGTCCGCCGACGGAGCATGGCGGGCGACGGCACGTTTCGGTTCGATCACCTTGGTCCATCAATCCAGTGGTGAATTGAAACAGATCGCGACCGAGCTCGGGAAAGTCAACTCGCTCTCGTTCAACCACGATGGCTCGCAGTTGCTGGCTGCCTCGGGGCTGACCGGCGGTTACGGACAAGCCACCTTGTTCAAGGTGGCGGATGGAACGGTGAAGCAGGAATTCATGGGGCACGATGATGTGCTCTATGCCGCCGCGTTTTCACCCGACGGCAAGCGAATTGCCACGGCGGGTTACGACAGAAGGATCCTGATTTGGGATGCGGTTTCTGGGGCGTTGATTCGTGAGTTGGTTGGTCACAACGGTGCGGTTTTTGATCTCGCGTTCTCTCCGGACGGCGGGCTGTTGATTTCGGCTTGTGCGGACGAAACCGCCAAGGTGTGGCATGTTGAAACAGGCGAGCGTCTGGACACGCTCAGCCAGCCGGAAGGCGAAGTCAACTGCGTTCTGTTTTCCAAAGATGGCCGGTGGATGCTGGCGGGCAGCGCTGACAATCGACTGCGTGTTTGGGAATTGGTTTCAAAGGCTGGGCCTGCAATCAACCCGATTGTGCAAACTCGGTTTGTTGATGAATCACCGATCACTCGAATGGCGTTGACCCCGGATGGGCGTGGCTTGGTGATTCTCAGCGAAGCCGGCAACGCGAAAATGCTGCGCACGGATGATTGGTCCGTTGTGGGTGCGATGGAACCTCTGGGCGAGACCCCCAGCGACTTGGTTGTCTCCGCCGATGGAACAACAGCAATCATTTCGTTGATGGACGGACGTGTGGTGGAACGGCGGTTGCCTGGCATGGGACGCCAGGATGCCGAATCCAGAGGGAAATCGTTGGATCCGGTTTATCTGGATTTAGGATCGTTGGCCAAGTGGAAGGAGTCTGAACTGTCGTTCAACGATGGAATCGCGAGTGTTCCGCGTGGCGTCCAAGTGACAGGGACGTTGGCAGCAGAAGGCGAAGCAGATTGCTATCGATTTTCTGCACGCCGCGGCGAGGCTTGGATGATCGAAGCGGATGCAACCTCCGGAGACTTGGATCCAAAGCTTGCGGTGCTGGACGAAGCTGGGCAGCCGCTGTCGCGAGCCAGGCTGCAGGCCGTTCGAGACACGTACTTCACTTTCCGTGGCAAGAACAGCAATCAAGTCAATGACTTTCGGTTGTTCGGATGGCAGGAGATTGGTTTGAACCAGTACCTGTACTCCAACGGCGAAGTCACCCGGACCTGGCGACATCCGCGTGGCCCTGACTCGGGGTTCGATGTCTATCCCGGTTCTGGGAATCGTCTGACCTACTTTGGCACGACTCATACAACGCATGCTCTGGGGGAACCAGCTTACGTTGTGCGAGAATTGGGGCCACAGGAAGAACCGGAGCCCAACGGTCTGCCTGTGTTCGAAGTTTTCTATGAGAACGACGATGACCCAAGCCGGATCGCAGGGAAGTCGAGTCGCTTGCAGTTCATTGCCCCGCGTGACGGGGAGTTCACGGTTTGTGTCCGCGACACCCGCGGCCATTATGCAGAGGACTTTCAGTACCGATTGCGAATCCGACCGGCGGCTCCTTCTTACATCGCATCGATCGGGAGCATGAACCCCCTGCTGCTTCCCGGGGCTGGCCGAAAGATCGACTTGAAGATTGAACGCATCGATGGGTTTGCTGGCCCCGTCGCATTCGAAATCGGTGATCTGCCTTCAGGCTGGCATTCCAATTTCCCTGTCGTCATCGAGCCCCATCAGTTTTCTGCCGAAGGATTGATCTTTGTGCCCGAAGGGATCGAGTCACCGTCGGAGCCCGTTGATCTGCAGGTCAACGCCTCCGCCGAAATTCTGAATCGTCGCGTCGAGAGAAAGGCAGGCACGATTCAAGGTTTGACCATTGGCTCCCCACCGAGCGTGATTCCGAGGATCCAACCCAGCGGTCGAGATGTCCCTGACAATGAAGACTGGACGCTGGTGATTCCGCGAGGCACCACGGTCTCGGCCCGCATCGTCCTGCGACGAGGCGAGGATGCGAAGGGCAACGTGAACAACCGTGAGGTTCGGTTCGGGAAAGAGGGCAGCGGACACAACGCGGCCCACGGCGTCTACGTCGATAACATCGGATTGAGCGGGTTGCTGGTGCTTCCCAATGAAAATGAGCGAGAGTTTTTCATCACCGCGGATCCTGTTGCTAGACCGGGGAAACGTTCGTTTTTCTTGCTCTCTGAAAACGAGGGTGGGGTCGCCAGTTTCCCAATCACGGTCGAAATTCGCGACGCCTCGGCACTCAGTGCTTTCCAGGATTGAACTTTTGGGCGTCCAACTGCATCAGAACGCCAGCAACCATTCGGGGAATTGATTCTCGATCTCCCCCGAAATACACAGGAGCAGCGTTGAGTTTGCAAAACCGATACCTGGATGATCAAAGAATGTCCATTCCCCGTCGAATCGGAATCTGTTTCGCGTTCGCGTTCGCGTTGCTTTGTGTTTCTGCGATGGAATCGGTGGAAGCCGCCACGTTCGCGAACTTCTCAGCAGACCGGCACAACCGCTTTTTGGGCGACGATTCGCTCAATCCAAACTTCTGGTTGGATCATGCGTTGCTCACCGGCGTCGCGGTTCAGCGTGCTGTTTTGATTTCCCCGCAACACTACGTGACTGCGACGCACACGGGAATGATCAACCCGACCTTTGTTGCCGCCGATGGGACGCGGCATACCTACACCGCTGATTCGTCGACCATTTTGCAAACAACCTTGCAGAACGACTTTCTGCTTTCGAACGGCACGACATTGCTGGCAGGCACCAGTCACAACAGCGATTTGTTGCTCGTCAAACTGGATGCCCCGGTTCCGCTTGCCGATGGGATCACGCCGTTGGCGGTACTGGGCGGTGGCTACTTTGACATGCTGGGGCGGAGCATGATCGTTCAAGGTCAAAATTCTCAGTTCGGGTCCGACACGATCGATTTCACGCAGACGGTGGAACTGAACACCGGTGCAATCACCGAGTCAGTGATTTATCGATGGGATGATCCACTGGGTGGGGGCGGCCTGGATGAGCTCACGCTGGTCGGTGGAGACTCTGGCGAGGGCTCGTTCATCGAACTTGGCGGGCAGTACGTGTTCACCGGAACGAACATGGGAATCGCCACGGATTCGGAAACGATGGAGAAGTTCAGCTTCAACAACTTCGTTTCGCCTTACGTGGATCTGATTGCGACAGAAGTCTCCGCGGACGGTTTTTCGATCTCCGTCGTCGCGGTGCCGGAGCCGTCCATGGCTTGGGCGATGCTTACAACGCTGGGCTTTGGATGGGCGCGACGACGTACCAAGCGATCCCGATTGCGTGGACAAGTGACGCAAGCAGTACCATCAGGTGCCACACCGCATGCAAGTACGGGGCTCTGCGATCGTTCATGAGAAAGATGGTGCCCAGGCTGTAGAGCACGCCGCCAATGAACATGGCGTAGGCGAGTTCCACGGGCACATTTGCGATCAGCGGAATGGCTGGCAACCAACCCAGCAACAAGTACGAAACCACGCTGATTGAATGCAGTCGATGCATCCGCACAGCTTTGTTGAAGAACCCAGCCAGAGCTGCCACCCACATCGCGGTGAGCAACGGAATCCGCCAACCGCTTGGTGAATACGCATAAGCGATCGGCGTGTACGTTCCGATGATCATCAAGTAGATCGCGGCTTGATCACAGGCACGGAAACGGTCCACCCAGGGACGCTTCAGGAACACGTGTGACAATGTCGAGCAAACAAACGTTGTGACAACCGAAGCGGCGTAGACGCCGCAAGCAATCGCCAGACCAGGATCGCCTGCCGATGACCTCACGAGCCAAGTTCCAACGCCACACCAGAGAACGGCGGACAACCCGTGTGTCCACGCGTTCGCCCATTCTTGCTCGGGCTGAATCGGCGGTGCATCCAAGGTGTGGTTCAACGTTTTAGTTTCCTGATAGAAGGTTTTCGTCACGCAGCCAGCGCAGACAGAGTTCGGGCCAAAGGTCGTCGGCTCGACCGTCCATTCGTCCTCCGAAACCGTGCCCGCTTCCGGTGAACACGTGCAGTGCCGAGGGCACCCCGGCTTCATGCAGTTTGGTGAACATGGTCACGCAGTTCATGACCGTCAGGCGATCATCTTCGCCATGGACCAAGAACATCGGCGGTGAGTTCTCGTTGATTTCAAAGCCGTCCAGTTCCGTGGGGGAATCTTCTTTGACCAACCAAGCGGGATAGATCAGGCAAGCGAAATCGGGAAGCCGGATTGCTTCGTCGTGCTCATCGATCGATTTGTACTGACGTTCTGTGATCGTCGCTGCACGGCATGCCGCCTGACCACCGGCAGAAAAACCCATCACACCGACCTGATCGGGGGCGTTGCCCGTGACCTTGCCCGCCCGAATCAGGGCGATTGAACGTTGGATGTCTTGGACGGGTGGTTTCCATTTGGGATCCATGGAACGGGTCGGCACCCGGTACTTCAAAACCACGCTGGTCACACCGCCGGCGACCAGTTGCTCTGCGATTTCAGTGCCTTCCAAGTCCCAAGCCAGAATCGAGAACCCGCCCCCTGGGCAGATGACCATCACGGTCTTGGACGGATCGCCGTTCTCATCTTTGGCGGGAAAGACGTGCAGTTCTGGAGTGGAGACATTTCCCAGGCGAATCAACCGTCGACCACCCACTTGATTGTCGGTCGGTTTGGTGAAATCACTTTCTGGTTCTGTAGGCGCGTCCCACTGCGGTGCCGCGGAGGGCCAAACGGGAACAACATCGACGGGTTCTGCGCCGAAACAGGTGGTGGCCATCAGCATGGCGATCAGGGAGACGCTCCAAAGTCTGTTTTGATTGATCAAACAATTGATTTTCATTGCAGGCAAATCCGTGGGGAGAACACTTTCGAAAAACAGATCGACATCGTAACCCATGCGTTGTTCACGCGCGGCTCCACCAGAAACGGACCAGATCCGCGACCTGTTCACCTTCGATTTCATCTCCCAGCATCAGCTCGTCAGCCAATGCCGCGATCGCCGACCAGCAGGGATCCGCGGCGACGATTTTTCGCAACCGATGGACCGCTTCCCGTAGCAATTGAACTTGCTGTGCCGCCTGTGGCTTGATCGCCGCGGCACACAGCTGAGCCTGTCGCCAATCACTGGCCCATGTTCGAACGTCCAGCAAATCCTCGTCACCACTTTGGTAGACAAATTCGGCGACTGGTCCGGCAAGAATCGTCAGCAATTCACGTTGTCGTTGCCAGCTGTCACTTGGATCGACCCGCCCCCAGTTGACGATGCAGTCACCAAAGCGATGCGGCATCCCGTCGTCTTGGTCATCGAACATGGACGCTTGCGACAGGCTCACGCGGTCGATCTGCGCCCCCAGAGCGCAGCCCACGATCGCGTGACCGGCCTCGTGGTAGGCGGTCACCAACTCGTCTTCGTCGTCTGCCCAAGTCCAGTCCATCAACCATTCATCGTGCTGGTGTTTCGTTGCGATGTTCATCGTAGCGGTGACGATTGATTTGCACGACCTGACCGGGATCGATTGCGGCAGCGGGGGGGACGGCGCACGAAAAAACCGCCGCGAGTGAGCAACACTGGCGGCGGTCCATTGGCATGGTTCGAGAAGCTCGGAGTGCGAGCTTCGAGACGAACTAGTTCAACATTTGCTTGACTTCGGACATCACAGCTGCGACGTCGACCTTGTCAGCATCGAATTCGTGGCGAGCGACGACTTGCGAGTCGTTGGCGATCACGATCGTGACCTGTGCGTCGGACAGTTTGTAGTTGGCAGGGCCATTCTTGTCCTTGGCAACGACGATTGGCACGTTTTTGCTAGCCATTTTCTTGCCTTCGCCTTTGAGGCTATCAGCTTTGTCGCCGAACAGCGTGACGAAACCCTTCAGTTGTGCGTCACCGTTGGCAGCCACGGCGGAATCGATTTCCTTGACCAATTTCGCGACAGGTTCACCCGTTTGGCGAGCGAAAACCATGACCATGGGGCGTGAGCCGTACTTGCAGCGATAGCAAAGAGCTTCGCCGGCTTCGACACCATCGTCTTCAGCGCCAGCGACTTTGGTCACGTAGAACGCGCCGATTGGGTCGCCCTGGCAGAGTCCTTTGTCGGCGGTGGCAGGGTCTGCGGCGAACGCAGCGGGAATTGCCATTGCACAGGCCAAGGCGGCAGTCAGAAACAAACGCGACATCAAGCTTCTCCGTTTGAAGCGGGGATACTTTGCGAGGTTGGGCAGAGTCGCCCAAATTCCTCGCGAGGGGGAACAAGTACTGTGTGAGGGAAATGACGTTTGGATCAATTGATCCGCCATTGTTGGTAGCCAATCCGCGAGAAAAATTTGCGACTTGGGGGACCGCTTCTGATTATTCTAACGTCCATGCGATGCGGCTAGTGAGGATCGCTCCAATTGTATCGTGTTGTTCCCTGACAATGGGCTCAATCTGATGGCAAGGTTTCCCCCAAACGCACAATTGCGTTGAAAGTTACAGCGTGTACCTGCTCCTTACCCGTTAGGAATTTCCAATGAATTTCGCTCGTTTCTTTGCCGCTGCTGCGGTTGCTGTTTGTGTTTCGTTCGCTTCAACCGCCAGCGCTTGCGGCCTGCTCGGCTGTGGCAGCGACTGCTGCGAAGCCGCTCCCGTGTGCTGCGAAGCACCCGCACCGGTTTGCTGCGAACCAGCTCCCGTGTGCTGCCCACCGGCACCTGTGAAGGTCTCGTGGTGCGTCAAGAATCCTTTGACCTGCTGCCCTGTTGAAGTCAGCGCCTGCGTTCCTGCTTGCTGCGAAAACGTGATCCCTGAAATGGTTTGCTGCAAGAAGGGTTTCTTGGGCCGCAAGGTCATGACTTTCAAGTTCCCTTGCTGTGACACTTGCGTGGACGTCGTCTTCACGCCACTGGGCCGCGTCATCGTTCGCGACTGATTGGGAACGGCTGGCCGGATCACCGACCCGCCACAATTGAACAACGTCTTTAAGACGACTACAAAGCCGGTTGAGTTTTCAGCCGGCTTTCTTTCTGCGCAGTGCCATGTCCAGCAACCAACTGTCCAACGACCCGCCCACCGTCGTTTGTAAAATTGCAACCCAGCAGCAATGGGAGCAAATGCAAGCCACGGGCGTCCTTCTGCCAGCACCGATTGATGTCAGCGATGGCTTCATTCATCTGTCGAGTGAGCAACAAGTCCCCGGAACATTGGCGGCTCACTTCGCCGGCCAGACCGGGTTGGTGGTGCTGCACATCCGTGTCGCTGAGATCGAGGCGAATTTACGATGGGAGGAATCACGCGGAGGCGACCGCTTCCCACACCTCTATGCGGAGCTGCCGCTCTCGGCGGTCGAACGAGTCGAATCGGTGTTGACCTGATTCGGCAACGATCGCGCAGCCGAGTTTTCGTGGCCGCGAGCGTGTTGCAGTGTCCAGCCCCAATAGCGAAGCCATCGCAAACCGCCCCACGCCGACGCGATGAACATGAATCCGCAAAACACAGAAGCGAGCATCAGACCCAGGATGACTTCTTCCAAGATTGCTAAGTAACCGAGTCCGAGAACAATGCAGGACGCCAACCAGATCAAAAGCCCACCCAATCCGGCAGCGAAGCTTTTCCTGTCCACGGCACGCCAAGTTTGGAACCAACCTTGGTTGGTCGGAAGCTGAGCAGATGAATGGTCAGGCGGCAGGTCCATGCTGGTCTCCTTCCACGGGATCCCGCGGCTCACATCGATTGAATCAAGGGATGTCGATGGCAGCCAACCAAATGATCGTTGACCATGCCGGACGCCTGCATCAGAGCATAACAGGTCGTTGGTCCGACGAATTTCCAACCGGACTTCTTCAGCACGCGGCTCATCTTGGTTGACTCGTCGGTGATCGCCGGGACTTGATCGAGTCTTCGATAGACCCGTTGTTTCTCAGGGGCGAATTGCCAAAGCAACTCGGCAAGCGACTCACCATCATCCAGCAACGCTCGCATCGTCCGAGCGTTCTGAATCGCGGCTTCCATTTTGGCTCGGTTTCGGATGATCCGAGCATCGATCATCAGTCGCTCAACATCGGACGGCGTGAACTTCGCGAGCCGATGCGGATCGAAGCCAGCGAAGCATTCCCGGAACGCTTCGCGGCGTTTCAAAATCGTGATCCAAGACAGGCCGCACTGAAAACCTTCCAAGCAGATCTTTTCAAACAGACGGAGATCGTCTCGGACAGGGACGCCCCACTCCTCGTCGTGGTAGCGGATGTAGACCGCGTCGGGACCGCACCAGCCACAGCGAGCATTGCCTTCTTCGTCGGTGAGGAGATCCTGTGGCACGTCGCTGGACTGTTGCTCAGTGGAAGCGAAACGGACCTACACCAGCGAGTCACCGCGAGCGTAGCGGCCGAGGGTTTGCTGGTATTTCTTCTTGCCTTCCTCGACGCTTTTGCGAATTGCCTTGGTGCTCTCTTCGCTTTCTTTGCGGAGTTCAGCGATCATCTGCAGCGATTCGATTTGGAAACCGCTGATCGCGTCGACCAGTTTCTGCACCGACTCGGGATCGATCGTGCTTCCGTAACCGGCTTTCAAAGCGGCACGTTCCAATTCGCGACCCAAGCCAGCGATGTCTTCCAGTCCCTTGTTCACGCCTTCTTTCATGGCCTCGGTGGCCTGGGTGACTTCGTGCAAACCATGTTGGCTGGTGTAGACCGTGCCCAGGATCGTGAAGACGTGTTCGTTGGTGGTGAAGAACGTCACGGCGCGACGGAACACACGTTCCTTCACATCGTGAGTTTGTTTCAGTTTGGTGATCAGCGTTTCACCGACGTCGTAACCAACCTCGAGGTTCTCAGCGATGTCCTTGAGCAATTGGTAGGTTTTGTCCTCTTCCTCAAATTTGTGACGCGCTTCGTCGCGTCGCAATTGCAGTTGGCTCTTGCCCGCTTGGTCTTCTCCTGCGTAGTTGTCGAGCGCCTCTTGCGCGGTTGCCAACCCATCTTTGGCGGCTTCTAGAATCGGAGCGTGGGTGTCCAGCAATTCGCGAGCGAGCACTTCGGCTTCCTTGAGCGCGAAGCGGAAGTCGATGTACGCGTCCATGATCTGTTCTTCGATCTTCAACGCATCCTTCGTGTCTTTGGCGACCTCGCCGTAGACTTCCGCGATTTTTTCAAATCGATCGCTGGGGGTTCCGCGACGGAGTTTCATCCACCAGTTCGAAACCTTTTCGGTGCCGCTGATCTTTCCATCGTCCAATTGTGAGATCAGACGCTTGCTGTCCTCGCGGACCGAATCGAACATCTGGGTGATGTCCATGTAGCGGTTGCCGATCTGGACCGATTCGATGTTGTCACGGACGAGTGCGTTGAACGAACTCATGTGTTTGATCACGTCCGCGATTGCCAGCACCTTGGCTTCGTCCAGATGCCGAACACCTTCGAGCAAGCTGAGCAGTTCTTGGGGGGCCGTGTTTTCGGCCGCGCCAAACTTCTTCAGCGTTTCGAGGGCACTGTCCAGGTACTGGCGCATGGATTGAGTGTCACGCTGCGTCGCCGGAGCGGCCGGCGTGGTTTGTTGGGCGGACTCTGCCGGAGCAGAGGCTTTGGCTTGCTGGCTCATGACCAAGAACTCGTGCGTAAAAATAGAAACGTGAAAAGGAAACTCATTCTCGGGGGACGCATCCAAGGCAGGATGTTCCGCCGCGAGATTGTACCATTGCCCAGCTTGGCGGATTTTTACCACCGATCAGGGCGCATCAAATTGATCGTGTCAGTTGGACGTCACGGGAAACCACCCTGCCCCATTGGCGTGGAACGTGAAGAGGCGGGAAAGTCGTTTCCAGGACCCTGGTTAGACTACGTTGCTCTGCAACCAGGGGCAATCATACGAAAGCGGAACAGACCACTCCCGCGATGCCGCGACTCAGCGATACAATTCATTCCGCAGCATCACGAAAGACTTGTTCGATTTGCAGCGCCTCGAAGATCGCGATGAACGGCCTTCTTCATTCAACGCCAACCACTTTTCTCCATTCTCGTCCTCATGGCCAACGCTCAAGCACAAGCGACCGCACCGTCCACCATGGAACAGCTGCGCGAACGACGCGCGGCGACCAAACTGCCTGGCGAAGACCTGACGATCGCGGAAACCTTGCGGGTCATGGACGTGGCTCGTGAATTGCGGGACCGGCGTTCCACCGCCGAAGACATGTTTCGTTCCGACGACGTCCGGATTCAATTGCGTGAAAAGCTGATGCGAACCGCAGCGTTGTCTGGCGATCACGTCAGTGCGGCGGAGATCGACGCCGCGATTGATCAATACCTGTCCAATCTTCACACCTACGAAAAACCCCAGCCCGGGTTCAAAAAGTTTGTCGCCTATT includes these proteins:
- a CDS encoding DUF952 domain-containing protein, encoding MSSNQLSNDPPTVVCKIATQQQWEQMQATGVLLPAPIDVSDGFIHLSSEQQVPGTLAAHFAGQTGLVVLHIRVAEIEANLRWEESRGGDRFPHLYAELPLSAVERVESVLT
- a CDS encoding DNA-3-methyladenine glycosylase I, yielding MPQDLLTDEEGNARCGWCGPDAVYIRYHDEEWGVPVRDDLRLFEKICLEGFQCGLSWITILKRREAFRECFAGFDPHRLAKFTPSDVERLMIDARIIRNRAKMEAAIQNARTMRALLDDGESLAELLWQFAPEKQRVYRRLDQVPAITDESTKMSRVLKKSGWKFVGPTTCYALMQASGMVNDHLVGCHRHPLIQSM
- a CDS encoding DUF6384 family protein, whose amino-acid sequence is MANAQAQATAPSTMEQLRERRAATKLPGEDLTIAETLRVMDVARELRDRRSTAEDMFRSDDVRIQLREKLMRTAALSGDHVSAAEIDAAIDQYLSNLHTYEKPQPGFKKFVAYCWIWRTRIAMAATTVAAAGAWYFFS
- a CDS encoding cell surface protein, translating into MSQQAKASAPAESAQQTTPAAPATQRDTQSMRQYLDSALETLKKFGAAENTAPQELLSLLEGVRHLDEAKVLAIADVIKHMSSFNALVRDNIESVQIGNRYMDITQMFDSVREDSKRLISQLDDGKISGTEKVSNWWMKLRRGTPSDRFEKIAEVYGEVAKDTKDALKIEEQIMDAYIDFRFALKEAEVLARELLDTHAPILEAAKDGLATAQEALDNYAGEDQAGKSQLQLRRDEARHKFEEEDKTYQLLKDIAENLEVGYDVGETLITKLKQTHDVKERVFRRAVTFFTTNEHVFTILGTVYTSQHGLHEVTQATEAMKEGVNKGLEDIAGLGRELERAALKAGYGSTIDPESVQKLVDAISGFQIESLQMIAELRKESEESTKAIRKSVEEGKKKYQQTLGRYARGDSLV
- a CDS encoding cell division protein FtsH, which translates into the protein MNIATKHQHDEWLMDWTWADDEDELVTAYHEAGHAIVGCALGAQIDRVSLSQASMFDDQDDGMPHRFGDCIVNWGRVDPSDSWQRQRELLTILAGPVAEFVYQSGDEDLLDVRTWASDWRQAQLCAAAIKPQAAQQVQLLREAVHRLRKIVAADPCWSAIAALADELMLGDEIEGEQVADLVRFWWSRA